A portion of the Cryptomeria japonica chromosome 5, Sugi_1.0, whole genome shotgun sequence genome contains these proteins:
- the LOC131043282 gene encoding uncharacterized protein LOC131043282 gives MLKALNLPIALSIAHIAQQTNTEYDNNEQLPLELLLCENQQVMLLANLWTEVGLVNGSIGLVKNIIYEPNTKPPDLPKFVIVHFQNYKGPPWDTLHPKDIPIAPIARGRRTQIPLTTAWAITIHKSQGLTLDKATIDIGNTEKQGLTFTAISRVKSIDGIRIHPPFSFERYGKMQKNAFTTIRKKEEARLRQLSALTSTH, from the coding sequence ATGTTGAAGGCATTAAATTTGCCCATTGCTCTCAGTATTGCACATATTGCACAACAAACTAATACTGAATATGATAACAATGAACAGTTACCATTGGAGCTGCTATTATGTGAAAATCAACAGGTGATGTTACTAGCTAACTTATGGACTGAAGTTGGCCTTGTGAATGGTTCCATTGGCCTTGTTAAAAACATTATCTATGAACCGAATACCAAACCACCAGACTTGCCAAAGTTTGTTATTGTCCACTTTCAGAATTATAAAGGCCCTCCATGGGATACATTGCATCCAAAAGACATACCCATTGCTCCCATTGCCCGAGGCAGGCGTACACAAATTCCATTGACAACCGCTTGGGCGATAACTATTCACAAATCTCAAGGCCTTACATTAGATAAAGCTACAATAGACATAGGCAACACTGAAAAGCAAGGCCTAACATTTACAGCTATCTCGAGGGTCAAATCAATTGATGGAATACGCATTCATCCACCTTTCTCATTTGAAAGGTatggaaaaatgcaaaaaaatgcttTTACCACcataagaaagaaggaagaagctcgCTTGCGACAACTCTCAGCCCTCACAAGTACACACTAA
- the LOC131077916 gene encoding replication protein A 70 kDa DNA-binding subunit C-like: MDPQIQLTPHAILSINAGDDVPSPILQLLSFKKLIDNEDDNARYRLVLSDGTHMQLSILPPKYSELLLSDTLKIGYVLSLIAYACRTVWNSRVIITFKLAVKFTNSPLLGKPRYLLKEKEQEMFTRDPAPAARRSLKLEIHVPPAQQETFHNISTIKALIPFQNKWAIKGRVINKRKMHQYNTPKSSGQVFNFDMIDVEGTEIRITCFGDIVEMHYHRVEPGSYYYLSKGSIKEANTKWNKVNIHLEITLDHNSILKHCDPPVDGEGSASRFTPINELTNCSNITLVDVIGVVVDVKDPAVISRKDGTKVKKRVVKINDMSTFTVDVNLWGVAWEQLGEDLKNMHVAQTVVILEVTNARVGYFNGKVINTTTTTTLKINPSTPEVDALISRGNIPADLLPLSCCWSTKLPIQ; the protein is encoded by the exons ATGGACCCACAAATACAACTAACCCCACATGCAATCCTCTCCATTAATGCCGGCGATGACGTCCCATCTCCAATACTTCAACTTTTGTCTTTCAAAAAATTGATAGACAATGAAGATGACAATGCTCGGTATAGGCTCGTTTTATCTGATGGTACGCACATGCAATTGTCAATCCTGCCACCAAAGTATAGTGAACTGCTGCTTTCAGACACATTAAAGATAGGTTATGTGCTATCATTGATAGCTTATGCTTGTAGAACTGTTTGGAACTCGAG GGTTATAATAACATTCAAGCTTGCTGTCAAATTTACAAATTCACCATTACTCGGAAAACCTAGATACCTGCttaaagagaaagaacaagaaatgttCACTCGCGATCCAGCTCCTGCAGCTAGACGTTCCCTTAAGCTTGAGATACACGTCCCACCTGCACAACAAGAAACCTTTCATAATATCAGCACGATAAAAGCTTTGATTCCCTTCCAAAATAAATGGGCAATAAAAGGTCGTGTAATAAACAAGAGGAAAATGCATCAGTATAATACACCAAAATCCTCTGGGCAAGTGTTTAACTTTGACATGATAGATGTTGAAGGTACTGAAATTAGAATAACGTGTTTTGGTGATATAGTTGAGATGCATTATCATAGGGTTGAACCAGGATCATATTATTATCTGTCGAAAGGTTCCATTAAGGAAGCCAACACAAAATGGAATAAAGTTAACATTCATCTTGAGATTACTTTGGACCACAATTCAATATTAAAGCATTGTGATCCGCCTGTTGATGGTGAAGGTAGTGCTTCTCGATTCACACCAATCAATGAACTTACAAACTGCAGCAACATCACTTTAGTCGATGTCATTGGTGTTGTCGTTGATGTTAAAGATCCTGCAGTAATATCTAGAAAAGATGGAACCAAAGTGAAAAAAAGGGTTGTTAAAATAAATGATATGTCGACTTTTACTGTTGATGTTAATTTATGGGGGGTAGCTTGGGAACAATTAGGTGAAGATCTCAAGAATATGCATGTAGCTCAAACAGTTGTCATCCTTGAGGTCACTAATGCACGTGTTGGCTATTTCAATGGAAAGGTGATCAACACAACCACAACAACCACTCTGAAAATAAATCCTTCTACACCAGAGGTAGATGCACTTATCTCAAGAGGAAACATTCCAGCTGACCTTTTGCCACTCTCGTGTTGCTGGTCAACTAAATTGCCAATACAGTAG